Within Eggerthella timonensis, the genomic segment TGCCATGAAACACTCCTCGCCGCCGCTTCCTCGAATCAGCAGCCAGTATATCCGATTCGGTCGCGCCGGGTGCCCGAGGGAACAGATGTTTCACGTGAAACGCCCGCAGGTTTCCCGCCGCGGGAAGCTGCTGGCAGAGATCGCACGATATGAACGATTCTGCGTGCTGATTCGCACAGCAAAATCGGGAAACCCCAGGTCGCGAAAAGTTAGCCTCGTCTATTCTCGTTCATATCGTGCGATCTCTGCCAGCGGCTTCCCGCGGCGCCGGCTGCTCCCATGGCGCCCGCGGCGCCGGCTGCTCCCATGGCTCCCATGGCTCCCGCGGCGCCGGCTGCTCCCATGGCGTCGGCCATCAGCGCGAGGCGAATGGGCAGCCTATTCGGCTCGCCAGCCCATGCTCCCGTTCCGCTCGACCCATGCCAGCCATCCGAAGGCGGCGGCCATGAGCAGCAGTCCGAGGCCGTCGAACAGGATGAAGCGCTCGATGCTGGCCGAGAGGGCGGCGTGACCGGCGGGCAGCCCCAAGCGCAGCCACGATTCGCCGACGAGGCCGATGGCCTGCTGCACCAGGACGATGACGGCCACGGATCGGAAGCGCAGCGGGTTGGCGATGACGGCGGGGTAGGTTGCGTTCCACATGAGGAACGCGATGCCGAGGCCCTGCACGGCCGCGGCGCCGGGCACGCCGGCCACCTCGAACGAGGCTGCGTAGGCGTCCGGCCACAGCACGAACGACACCGCGCACTGCACGTTGACGACGAACACGAGCAGAAACGCCAGCCGTGCCAGCCAGGCGGCGCGGCGCACGCGCGCGGGACGGTCGTTCGTGGTGGCGGGCAGGTTCATACCGGTATCCTTTCGCATCGCCGTGCAGCATACCACGGCCCTCGCGCGGCGGTATACTGCTGTTGAGCAAACGAAGAAAGGAACGCCATGACCTCCGAACGAACCGCGGGCGCCGCGCCCGCTCCCGATAGTGTCCCCGCCCCCGCTCCTGCCTCGCATCTCGCATCCACTGCCTCCGCACATCCCCCGTTCGACCAGTTCGTCGCCACCATCGCCGCCCTGCGCGCGCCGGACGGGTGCCCGTGGGATCGCGTGCAGACGCACGAGAGCATCGCGCACAACATGATCGAGGAGGCCTACGAGGCGGTCGACGCGATCGAGACGAACGACGTCGCGCACCTGCGCGAGGAGTTGGGCGACGTGCTGCTGCAGGTAGTCCTGCAAAGCCAGATCGCCGCCGACGACGGCGAGTTCACCATCGACGACGTGTGCGCCGACGTGAACGCGAAGATGATCCGTCGCCATCCGCACGTGTTCGGCGAGGTGCAAGCCGCGAACGCAAGCGAGGTGCTCGACTTGTGGGACCAGGTGAAGCTGGCCGAGAAGGGCAGCGCCGACGGTGCCGCCGACGAGACGGGCGCGCCGCGCGAGGGCCTGCTCGACGGCGTTCCCACCAGCTTCCCGGCGCTCATGCAGGCGCAGAAGATCTCGCGCAAGGCCGCCGCCGCGGGCTTCGAGTGGGAGTCGCTCGACGACGTGTGGGACAAGGTGCGCGAAGAGGTCGGCGAGCTGCGCGATGCCTACGAAGCGGCGCCGAAGGCCGCGAACGGCAAGGTGGATGTCGGTGCGGCCTCGACCGACGATTCCGCCGCCGAGACCGCCCGCGCGGCGGCCGCCGCTGCCGTCGAGGACGAGTTCGGCGACGTGCTGTTCTCGCTCGTGAACGTGGGCCGCCGCATGGGCGTGGACGCCGAGGGCGCCCTGCGCTCCACGTGTCGGAAGTTCCGAGATCGCTGGGCGTACATGGAACGCGCCGCGTGGGAGCAGGGCCGCGCCGTCGAGGACCTCGCTCCCGACGACCGCGAGGCGCTGTGGAGCGAAGCCAAACGCACCGAGCGCGCATAGCCGCGCCGCACTGCGGCACGCAAAACGGTTCGTTCGGCGATTGCATCAACTCTTCGTCGTATCTGATAGCATACCCCGCTGCAAAGCGCTAAACTGTATCCCCATCGTCATATATCCTACCAAGAAGGCGAGGAGGGCGATGCGTCCTGCATGGGAATTTGGAATCGAAAAAGACTCGCTGGAGGAAGAAAAAACCGTCGGGGGGGGGGGGCTCATTCAGCCCTTCTGAGCGAGACGCCCTTTCCGGTCTTCTAAACCGCAGCGGATTCAACACGCGCGTGCGTGCCCTGATCGACGCCCATCCCGATGAGGCGTACGTCCTCGTATACGGCGACATCGACCGTTTCAAGGCGTACAACGACCTCTTCGGCACCTCGGCGGGCGACAGCCTGCTCGCCGATATCGGCGAGATGATCCACCGCAACCTTCCGACCGGCGCGGTGGCCGCCCGCCTGCGCGCCGACCATTTCATCGGCTGCTTTCCTCGCGTGCTGTTCGATCCCGATCGCATGCTGGCCGTGTTCAACGAGTGGTTCGGCGCCTATCGCGAGGATTTCACCTTCTTCGTGCGCATGGGCGTGTACCCCATCGACGATTCCGAGCTGGACGTCAGCCTCATGTGCGACCGCGCCCTGCTGGCTCTACGCGCCGCGAAGGGCGGCTCCGTGGGCAGCCGTTACGTGCTGTACGACGAAACGCTGCGCGTGTCGCTGTTGAAAGAGCAGCAGCTGGCCGGCGAGATGACCGCGGCGCTCGACCAGGGCCAGTTCGTGCCCTTCTTCCAGCCGCAGTACCGCTACGCGACCGGGCTTATGACCGGTGCCGAAGTGCTCGCGCGCTGGCAGCACCCCGACCGCGGCCTGCTGGGCCCTGCCGAATTCATTCCCGTGTTCGAGCGCAACGGCCTCATCTCCCGGTTCGACTATTATATGTGGGACCAGGCGTGCCGCTGCCTGCGCGCATGGATCGACGAATGGGGCGTCGATGCCGTCCCGCACCTGTCGGTGAACCTGTCGCGTGCCGACATCTACCGCGCGGACCTGTGCTCGTACCTCAAGGGCCTGGCGGAGCGCTACGACGTTCCTCCCAGCCTGCTCAACCTCGAGATCACGGAAAGCGCCTACATGGAATCGCCCGATCAGCTCATCGGGGCGGTCAAAGACCTGCGCAGCGCCGGCTTCACCGTGGAGATGGACGACTTCGGCAGCGGCTACTCGTCGCTCAACACGCTGAAGGACGTGCCGGTGGACGTGTTGAAGCTGGACATGGGCTTTCTCGACACACACGAAAGCACGCGCGGCGGCCTCATCCTGGCGTCCATCGTGCGCATGGCGCGCTGGCTGGACTTGCCGACCATCGCCGAGGGCGTGGAAACGTCGAAGCAGGCGGCCTACCTTGCCAGCATCGGGTGCGAGTACATGCAAGGCTACCTGTTCTCGCGGCCGGTTGATCGCGAGACGTTCGAGCGTATGCTGGCCGAGAGCGCCCATGAAGGTCTGCAGCGGCCTCGCACCGAGAACATGCAGGATGACGTGGCCGAATTCTGGAATGCGGATTCTCAGTTGGCACTCATCTTCAACAGTTACGTGGGCGCTGCCGCCATCGCCGAGTACGATAACAAAACGCTTGAAATCGTGCGCGCGAACCACGAGTTCTCCAACCTGTTCGGCATGGCCGAAGATCCTGCGATGGCCGAACGGCTGCGCAAGAACATGCTGGCGCAGCTGCTCGAAGAGGATCGCGGGCCCTTGCGGGAAGCCCTCCGTCGGGCGGTTGCCGGCGAGGGTGACGCCGAAAGCGAGCTGCGCCTTCGCAGCAACGGCCGCGGTCGCTGGATCCGCGTCCGCGTGCGCCTGCTGTCGCGCGCCGGCGACTTGAGCAACCTGTACTTGCTCGCCGAGGAGACCACCCAGGAGCAGGCCCTGCGCGATCGGCTCGCAGCCACGCGCGACACTATTCCGGGAGGGCTCGCCTTCTACGAGGTGTCCTCCGGAGGCATACGGCTGCTCGATTTCAGCGATACGACCGCCGCAATGATCGGCTACACGCGCGAGCAATACCAGGAGCATTCGCGCTTCGACGCCCTTGCCGTGGTGCATCCGGAAGACCGGCCGATCGTCGAAGCGGTTGCGACGGAGCTGGTGTCGGGCGCGGCCCGTTCGTCGTGCGTCATGCGCGTATTGCATCGGGATGGAAGCGTCGCGTGGCTGCACCTGTCGGCATCCACGATGTACCGCGACGACGTCGCGCTGTACGCGGTAGCCGTCTTCATCGACGTGACGCACGAGAAGGAGAACGAGAAGCGCCTTCGCGTCCAGAGCGAGCTGCAGCATCGATTGAACGACTCCGTCCCGTGCGGTATCGTGCGCTACACGGTGGGCGATGATCCGCGCGTGTTGTTCATCAATAAGAAGGGCTGCGAGATATTCGGCTACGCCGACGCCGAGGCCTATCGCGCCGGGATGGCCGGGGGCAAGATCATCCCCATCCACGACGACGATGATGCCCTGCATAGCCAGACGGTGCAGGCGCTCAACGACGGGGCCGCTCCTCTCGACTTCACGTATCGGTTCGTGCGTCGCGACGGCTCTACCGGGTGGATCGAGGGCACATCGGCGCTCGAGCGCGACGTCGACGGCCGCGCCCTTATCCAAAGCGCGTTCTTGGACGTGTCGGAACGCCAGCAAAAACGCTACGAGCAGGATATCCGCCGCTACGCGACGGTGCTGTGCTCGGTGTACGACGAGATCATCGAGTTCGACGGCGCCCGCAAGACGTATCGGTCGCTGTACTCGTCGGGCAGGCCGCGCACCGGCAAGACGCTGCCCCTCGACAAGGCGTTCAAGTTCTGGACCGACCGCCTGCCCGACGTCGAGGATCGCGCCCGCCTGCGCGCCGCGCTTGACGAATGCCTCGAAAGCGACGGCGACAGCCCCGTCGTGTGCACGTACCGCATGGAATTCGACGGCCGGCGCTGCTGGTACCAAAGCCTCTTGCTGCGCGTGTCGGAGCACGGCATCCTGTGTTGCAGCAAGGACGTGACGGAGCGCATATCGGTTGAGGACCGCAAGGTGACGATGCGCGTTCTCGACACCATGGGCAAGCTTCCGGTGGGCGTGGGCGTGTTCACCTCGCACGATGGGGAGGTTCGACTGCGTTATGCGAACGACCGTCTGCGCACGATGTTCGGCGACGAGCTGCCGGGCGCGCCCGAGAACCTGGAATGGGACGCACCGCTCGCTTTGAGCGACGAGGTGCGGGAGCTCGACGAGTACTGCAACCGGCAGGGCTTCATCGAGGACGGCGGCGAGCTCGATGTGGGCCTGCGCACGGTACGGCAGGACGGCGTTCCCATCGACGTGCGCATTCAGGGCCGTGTCATGAGGGAAACCGACGACGCGCTGGCGCTGTACGCGGTGGTGCGCGACGTGACGGACGAGCTGCGCGACCAGCGCGAACGCTCGTGGCAGAACGAGCGGTACCGCTTGCTCAGCGAGATGACGCATAAGATGAGCTTCGACTACGACTCCGATTCCGACACGGTGCTGCTGTACATGGATCGCAACGGAAGCGGTATGGAAGCCCAGGTCATACCTCATTATCTTGAGACGCTGACGACGGCGCGCAGCGAGGTCGTGCATCCCGACAGCATGGACGATGTGCGCCAGATGTTCGAAAACGCCCGATCGGGCGCGAGCGAAGTGGCCATCGAGTACCGGGCCGACTACTACGGCACCGGATACGCCTGGTACCGCGCCAACCTGTTCGTGGCCCATGACGATGCGGGGTCGTGGCATCTCGTGGGTCTCATCGAGGATATCAACAACGAGCACGACCTGCGGTTCCGCGCCGAATACGACGCCACGACCGGGCTGAGCAACCATGCGGCCACGCAGGATCTCGTGGCTGCGGCGCTCGCCGATGCGTCGGTGCGGCGGCACAGCGTGTGCGTCGCGCTCGACATCGACGACTTCAAGCACGTGAACGACACGTACGGGCACATCGTGGGCGACATGCTGCTGCATGAGGTGGGAGGCGTGCTGCGCTCGAACTTCCGAGAATCCGACGTGGCGGGCCGCGTAGGGGGCGACGAGTTCGTGCTGCTGCTGAAGAACATCGACCTCGAGGTTGCCCTGGACAAGCTCGAGCAGGTCAAGCGCCAGCTTGCCGCCGTGAAGGTGAGCTCGTTGGACAGCGTGCCGTCGGTGAGCATGGGCGTGTACGTTCCCGAAGACGACGACGTGGCGTACCGCGACGTGTTCGTGAAGGCCGACGAGGCCCTCTACCAGGCCAAGCGTTCCGGCAAAAACCGTATCTGCGTGCACGAGAAGTAGCACGGCGCTGTCGTCGTGCGCGGAGCGGCGCGGTGGCGGAATCGAAGGATCCCGCGCAGCGCCGGCGGCAGCTGCTTCCCCGTACGCCTGCGGTGTCGCATCTGGTGATTGCGCGGGGTTCGGCGGCCGGGGCGGCGCGCAGACGTCGGCTTGGCTATCATAAGGGCGAGTAGAACACCGTTGCCCGAAGGAGTTTTCGTCATGGCAGACGCAGCGCAGCAACCCTCCGATCGCCGCCTCGTGGTTGACGAGCAGAAGAGCGGGGACGTCCACCGCTACCCCTTCCTGCTGACCGACGACCTGCGCGGCCCCATCGACGACCTGCAGCGCCTGCGCGACGCCGAGGCGAAAACCCGCGAGATCATCCAGAAGTACCAGGCCGCCATGCGCGAGATGATGGTGCGCTTCGAGATCCTCGACCAGGACCTCAACCTCAAGAAGCATCGCAATCCCATCCATCACGTGGAGTCGCGCATCAAGAAGCCCGCGAGCATCTTCGAGAAGCTGGAGCGCTACGGCAAGGAGCCCACGCTCGAGAACCTCGAGCGCTACATCATGGACGTGGCCGGCGTGCGCGTGATCTGCTCGTACATCCACGACGTGTACAACCTCTTGGAGCTGCTGCAGAAGCAGGACGACCTCGAGATCGTGGAGATCAAAGACTACATCTACAACCCGAAGCCGAACGGCTACCGCAGCCTGCACGTCATCGTGCGCATCCCCGTGTACTTCCTCGACAAGAAAGAGCTCATTCCCGTCGAGGTGCAGCTGCGCACCATCGCCATGGACTTCTGGGCCAGCTTGGAGCACGATCTGAAGTACAAGTCCGTGAGCGAGGTCCAGGGGATCGACTCCTACGACGAGCTTAAGGATTGCAGCCGCATCATCGAGGACGTGGAAGCGCGCATGCAAATTCTGGCCCGTGCCCTCGAACGGGAGGAATGAGACAAAGGGACGGGGTTATTGTCTCATTGAGCGAGGGCGCCTTGCGCGTGGGCGAGTGGTCGTCCCATGCGCAAGCGGATGTTCCACGTGGAGCATCCGCTACCTGGCATGCTTCCAAGCTTTCCTAGTTCTCGAAGTTCTCCGAGAAGCGGGCGATCTGCTTGTTCTCGCGGATGACGGCGGCGCTTTCCGGCGCCTCGATGCGCTTGAAGAAGAAGTGCAGGTAGTGCGCGAGCACGTAGCCTACCATGACCACCGACACCGCCGCTTCGGCCGCGAACAGCACGTACAGCGCCTCGGGCACGAACAGGCCGCTTGTTTGGAAGAACGCGAGCGCCTTGACGAGCGCCGTGGCGGTGATGACGAAGGGGAACGTCATGGCCGCGTAGCTGGGGTAGAACTTGAGGCGCAGCAGGATGGGCAGGCGCGTCAGCACCACCACGAACAGCGCCTGCGCCAGCACGAGCATGATGCCGACGAACAGGGGGTTCGGCTCGGGGGCCGTGGCCAGGTAGCCTACGATGGACAGGCTCATCGGCGCGGTGTAGATGCAGAACAGCGGGCGGGCGCTCTCGGGGATCTCGTGCTTGACGTAGCGGTACGTCACGAGGGCAAGCAGCACCAGGTAGCACGCGAACCCGAACCAGAACAGCAGGTGGCCCACCGGCTCCATGCCGAACGAGGGGGCGGTGGCGGAGGCCACGACGATGCCCACGTAGCAGATGAAGTAGGTGGGGAACACCTCGTGCAGCTTGAAATGCGCGATGAACCGCACGGTGAACCAGCCCATGAGCGCAAGGTGCGCGATGATGGCGGCCGACCATAGCACGAACGCCGGAACGTAGGCGAGCGGGGCGAGGTAGCCGGCCAGCTGCATGAGCGTCATGAAGAGCGTTGCGCTCACGCTGGCCATGATGGAGTTGTGCAAGTCGTCGCGAATCATGCCGGGAAACATGATGATCTTGGCAGCGAGCAAGACGATGAGCAGCAGCGCCAGGGCGCCGCAGACGATGTGGATGATCTCGGTGTAGGGTTGCAGCAAATTGCCCAACGCGGCCAAGCCGAGCGCAACGCCTGCGGTGGGGATGGGTACCTTTTTGATGATATCGCGCACGGCGTAACCTTTCTACTGTCGCGCATCATACTCCTTGATACGCGTGGGTGGGAGGGGTCCCGCGCGATGCTCCATCTGAAACACGCACGCGGCAGCCTTGGGGGCCGGTGCCCATTCTTTCACCACCGAATGCAAAAGAAAACTTTTAAATAGTTATGTTATGATAAATTTATCTTATGAATAGCGCTTCGCCTGATAGGAGCCGCAATGCAGGATTTCCGCGTCGAAACGTTTCTGACCGTTTGCCGGACGATGAACTACACGCGCGCCGCCGAGGAGCTGAGCATCACCCAGCCGGCGGTGTCACAGCACGTCGCTCATCTCGAGCGCGCATACGGCGTGCCCTTGTTCACGTACCGCAACAAGAAGCTGCAGCTCACCGATGCGGGCGCGCTGCTGCGCGACGCGCTCGCCACGATGGCGCACGACGAGCACCTGCTGCGCGAGCGCGTGCGCAGTGCGGCCACGGGCGCGCGCGTGGAGCTTGCCGTGGGGATGACGCTGACGGCGGGCGAGTACCTGGTTGCAGCGCCGTTGGCCGACTATCTGCGGCGCCATCCCGAGCTGCACGCTACGGTACGCTCGGGCGGCACGGGCGAGCTTCTGGCGCTGCTCGATGCGGGCAAGATCGACTGCGCGTTCGTGGAGGGCTTCTTCGACAAGAGCGCGTATGCGTGGGACGTGTTCCGCACCGAGCGGCTCGTGTGCGTGTGCGCCGCCGACCACGAGTTCGCCGCGGAGCCCGTGCGCGTGGAGGATCTGTTCGACGAGCGGCTCATCGTGCGCGAAACGGGCTCGGGCACGCGCGCGGTGCTCGAGCACGCGCTGGCGGCCCAGAACCTCACGGTGGACGGTTTCGCGCATACGAGCGTGGTGGAGAGTCTCGACGTCATCAAGATATTCGTCGAGCGCGATCTGGGCATCTCGTTTCTGTACGAAGCGGCCGTGACGCGCGAGCTGGCCGCTGGCACGCTGCGCATCGTGGAGCTGGATGGCCCGGCCATCGAGCACGACATCGCCTTCATACGCCTGAAGGACAGCGTGTTCGAGCACGACTTCCGGGTGCTGTTCAACGAGCTATAACGCCTCTTTGACGAACGTATGTTTCACGTGAAACATCCGGTGCCCCCGCGCGACGGGCCGCTGGATGCGGATGGGCGCGAAGCCCTCCTCGCCCGAGGTCGCTGACCCCCTCCGCGCGCGATGGGCCGCCTTGCCCATCGTAAGCTGCCAGACTACGGCACCCCCCCCGCGCGACGGGCCGATCCCTGCCCGAGCCAAACCGGTTTTGAGGCCTCTCGTGCAACTTTTTCGACTTTGTGGCAAGCCGAGAGAGACTACGGAAAAGCTGACCAGAGGTTTTCCGGGAACATCCCGTCCGAGTGCGACCGATGTTCGTCCGAAGGCCCGTTTTCGACTCGTATTCATGCCACAAAGTCGAAAAAGTTGCACGAGAGGCCTCAAAACCGGTTTGGCTCTCGGTCACGCTGCGAGGAAGGGGGAACTGCTCCTCCGCCGTCGGTCGGGAGCGTTGAGACGTCCCAAGCGATCCCTTCAGAGGCTTTGCCGACCTCCCCGAATGCTTCGCGTGAGGCATTCGTCCGCATCGCGTACGCAGGGGAGAGGCTGGGCCCCTTTCCAAAATCTACTTGACTTGGAGTCCGCTCCAGCCTCTACTATGACAAGCGGACCTATCGAGAGGAGCACCATGAAACCGGAATTCGAAACCACGCCGAAGCTGGGCTTCGGCTGCATGCGCCTGCCGCTGCTCGATCCCGCCGATCAGAAGAGCATCGACGTCGAGCAGTTCAAGCGGATGGTGGACGCGTTCATCGAGGGAGGCGGCACGTACTTCGACACGGCGTTCGTCTACCATGAAGGCGCGTCCGAGCGCGCGCTCAAGGAGGCGCTCGTCGACCGCTACCCGCGCGACGCGTACACCGTGGCCACGAAATGCCTGGCCTGGGCAGCGCCCAGCGCCGAGGAGGCCAAGAGCAACCTGGCCACGTCGCTCGAACGCCTGGGCCTCGACTACGTGGACTTCTACCTGCTGCACAACGTGGGCGGCGAGCGCACCGCCAAGTTCGACGACTACGGCATGTGGGATTTTGCGCTGCAAAAGAAAGAGGAGGGGCTCATCGGGAACGTCGGCTTCTCCATGCACGACGGCCCCGATGCCCTTGAGGCGCTGCTGAAGGCGCACCCGCAGATGGACTTCGTGCAGCTGCAGGTGAACTACCTCGACTGGGACGACCCGGTGGTGCAAGCGCGCCGCTGCATGGAGATCGCCGACACGCACGGCGTGCCCGTGGTGATCATGGAGCCCGCGCGCGGCGGCCGCCTCGTCGATCTGCCGCAACGCGTGGCCGACGTGCTGCGCGCGGCGGACCCCGACGCCAGCCTGGCCTCGTGGGCGTACCGTTTCTGCTACAACTTGCCGAACGTGCTCACCGTGCTCTCGGGCATGTCGAACCTGGAGCAGGTGCGCCAGAACGTGACCGATTACCAAGCGAATCGCCCGTTCTCGTCCGACGAGCAGCGCGCGATGGACGCCGCCGTCGACACGTTGCGCGGCATGGCATCGGTGCCGTGCACGAACTGTCGGTACTGCGTGAAGGACTGTCCGCAAGGCGTGGTGATACCCGAAATCCTCGGCCTGCTCAACCTGGAGCTCATGACCGAGAACCGCGACTTCGTGAAGGGCCTCTACTCGTGGCAGGCCGCTCCCGGTCCCGCCTCGACGTGCATCTCCTGCGGCGCCTGCGAAGCCATGTGCCCCCAGGGCATCGACATCGTCCGCCAGCTTGAGGTGGCCGCCGAGCACTTCGAGTAGGGTGCCCGCCGGCAAGCCCGCGCACGAGGCGCCGCGAACGGATGTTTCACGTGAAACATTTTGCTCCGCGCCCCGCCCGCAGCGCCTTGCGCGCCCCGCCCCGCCTGCCCCGCGTTTTACGCCCCGCGTTTTACCCAAACCTTTCCCGTTCCTGATGCCCCCTTTGCTCAAACTTGGGGGCATCTTTACGCGCCCCTTCCCTCGTTCTTACCTTCCTTTCTTACGATGGTTCTCGCACGTTGGCCGCAGCGACGGCCCGTGCCGAAGACGCATGCGATCCCGGCGATGGGCGCCGGGGATATGAGAGGAACGCAACCATGACAGAAGGGTTTTTGAGCAGGCGCCAGTTCGTGGCGGGCGGCGCGGCGCTGGCGATGGCGGGCATGTTCGGCGCCTTGACGGGATGCACGGCGGGCGGCTCGGGCGCCGCGGCGGGCGCGACTTCGGCCGACGCGAGCGCGGGCTCTGCGGCAGTATCCACCGATCCCATCACCATGGTGTGGCTGCCCGACAACTCGTCCTCCGACCTCACCGCCTCGCGCGAGGCCATCGGCGCGGCTATCAAGGCCGCATGCGGCCGCGAGGCAAACCTGCTGACCTCCACCGATTACAACGTGGCCATCGAGGCCATCGCGTCGGGCAAGGCGCAGATGGCGCTCTTAGGCCCCGAGGGTTACGTGCAGGCCAACAAGAAGAATCCGAAGGTGCTGGCCGCGTTCACGAACAGCGACGAGGACGGCGGCCTCGAAGGCGCCTGCTACTACAGCCGCATCTGCGTACGCAAAGAGGACGCCGACCAGTACAAGAGCGGCAGCTCCTACTCCATCGAGAACATCGAGGGCAAGTCGTTCTCGTTCGTGTCCGCCACGTCCACCTCAGGCTTCAAGGTGCCCTCGAGCGGCATCGTCCAGGAATTCGGCCTCGACAGCTCCGACGAGCTGCTCGAGAGCGGGAAGTTCTTCTCCGAGGTGCTGTTCGGCAACTCGCACCAGGGCTCGGCCGTGAACCTGCTGTCCGGCGACGCCGACGTGGCCGCGTTCGACGACGTGGACGTGGACATGTACCTCGACCTCGTGTCGGGCGAGGCCAACAGCATCGGCGCCGTGTACAAGGCGAAGGACAACGCCGAAGCTCCCTTCGATACCGTGCGCGGCAAGGAGTTCGTCATCATCGCCATCACGCCGGTGCTGAACTCGCCCATCTGCTTCAACGAGGAAGCCATCTCCGACGAGGACCGCACGAAGATCGTCGACTACTTCTGCTCCGACAAGGTGGCGAATGACCCGCAGATCTTCGTCGATCCCGAGGACGAGAACGCCAAGGGCATCTTCGAGAAGGATTCCGAGAAGACGTGCTTCGTGAAGACCGACGACGCCTGGTACGAGCCCATCCGCACGTTGGGCGGGGCTGCGTAATGAGCGAGGTGTTGCTGGACCTGCGCGGTCTGACGAAGAGTTACGACGGCTGGTCGAAATCGCTCGATAGCGTCGATCTCCAGGTGCATCGAGGCGAGTTCGTCAGCGTCATCGGCTCGTCGGGCGCGGGCAAGTCCACGCTGCTGCGTTGCGTGAACCGTCTCATCGACCCCACGCAGGGCGCGGTGACGTTCGACGGCGACGACGTGACGCACGTGCGCGGCCGCGCGCTGCGCACGTGCCGCCGCCGCATCGCCATGGTGTTCCAGCACTACAACCTGGTGCACCG encodes:
- a CDS encoding phosphate/phosphite/phosphonate ABC transporter substrate-binding protein — encoded protein: MTEGFLSRRQFVAGGAALAMAGMFGALTGCTAGGSGAAAGATSADASAGSAAVSTDPITMVWLPDNSSSDLTASREAIGAAIKAACGREANLLTSTDYNVAIEAIASGKAQMALLGPEGYVQANKKNPKVLAAFTNSDEDGGLEGACYYSRICVRKEDADQYKSGSSYSIENIEGKSFSFVSATSTSGFKVPSSGIVQEFGLDSSDELLESGKFFSEVLFGNSHQGSAVNLLSGDADVAAFDDVDVDMYLDLVSGEANSIGAVYKAKDNAEAPFDTVRGKEFVIIAITPVLNSPICFNEEAISDEDRTKIVDYFCSDKVANDPQIFVDPEDENAKGIFEKDSEKTCFVKTDDAWYEPIRTLGGAA